A single Tuberibacillus sp. Marseille-P3662 DNA region contains:
- a CDS encoding biotin transporter BioY: protein MRLRAIIYTALFTAFMAALGVIPGIPLPFIPVPITLQTLGVMLAGNVLGARKGFMSLFLFVILVAIGVPILSGFRGGMGVLLGYSGGYVLSYPIAAFVIGGLSHICGAKKIWKMIMANVVGGIFVIYICGISYAVVMTQTEAIPFMLSNLAFLPGDLVKVMLSSWLAMRLYRITSSINYDIKERKQAG, encoded by the coding sequence GTGCGATTAAGGGCGATCATTTACACGGCTTTATTCACAGCATTTATGGCAGCTTTAGGAGTGATACCAGGGATCCCCCTCCCATTTATTCCTGTTCCGATCACTTTGCAGACCCTTGGCGTAATGCTGGCAGGAAATGTGTTAGGCGCTCGAAAAGGTTTTATGAGTTTGTTTCTATTTGTCATTTTAGTTGCGATCGGTGTCCCCATTTTGTCTGGATTCCGCGGTGGCATGGGTGTTTTGCTAGGCTACAGTGGCGGCTATGTGTTAAGTTATCCCATCGCTGCTTTTGTCATTGGAGGCCTCAGTCATATATGTGGGGCTAAGAAAATTTGGAAAATGATAATGGCCAATGTGGTCGGCGGCATATTCGTGATCTATATTTGTGGGATTTCGTATGCGGTCGTTATGACCCAGACAGAAGCCATTCCTTTTATGTTGAGTAATCTAGCTTTTCTTCCAGGTGATCTTGTAAAAGTGATGCTATCATCATGGCTTGCCATGAGGTTATACCGGATAACATCTTCTATCAATTATGATATTAAAGAGCGCAAACAAGCTGGATGA
- a CDS encoding AMP-binding protein — MNVLEPLRNHAYQQPDHKAIVTERTTYSYQSLYHRLLHIKKMLESFQIGVGRVGVLTRDHETMIEMSLGTILSGKVIAPLDRKWTNDQLLGILKKIQLDLLIIDQAFYQPWMEDEVKRIVYRDELLMTKYNEGDGISDVSPQSPFYLSFTSGTTGLPKPFIRDHESWVNSLIRGQSVFRLSRLDRVGIPGPLEHSLNFFALIQTVTVGGTAYIRQGLSPSGWLHWCQEDQLTDLYVVPTMLTMLLSGVQFEPVTSAPDSLKSVIVSGDQLKPADREQFRAWLPSTRLYEFYGASELSFVAYRSPEHAHKAPDSVGVPFSGVSLFISNQQHQRCLDGEVGRVYVKSDMMFSGYLDSPEKNRDHFLGNYFTTGDLGYMEDGYLYIVGRERNMFITGGWNVYPESVETVIRRYPGIDNLAVVGLSHHLWGRIPILVIEQALADSINMKHLRQYCRDHLPIHEVPRRIEVIPTLPLTNSGKLARRQLIDMLEERDGFKI; from the coding sequence ATGAATGTTCTAGAACCGTTGCGTAACCATGCATATCAGCAACCGGATCATAAAGCTATCGTGACAGAGCGGACGACATACAGCTATCAATCTCTCTACCATCGCTTGTTACATATTAAAAAGATGTTAGAGTCGTTTCAGATAGGTGTTGGACGCGTTGGGGTGCTAACACGGGATCATGAAACGATGATTGAAATGTCACTGGGGACAATTCTATCAGGGAAAGTCATCGCCCCATTGGATCGTAAATGGACGAATGACCAGTTGCTAGGTATTTTAAAGAAAATCCAATTAGATCTCCTTATTATTGACCAGGCCTTCTATCAACCGTGGATGGAGGATGAAGTTAAGCGTATTGTATATAGGGACGAACTGTTAATGACTAAGTATAACGAAGGTGACGGTATTTCAGATGTATCCCCTCAAAGTCCGTTCTATTTAAGTTTTACCAGTGGGACGACTGGACTTCCGAAGCCATTTATCAGAGATCATGAATCATGGGTGAATAGTTTAATAAGAGGTCAGTCTGTTTTCCGCTTATCCCGATTGGATCGGGTTGGTATTCCGGGTCCCTTAGAGCATTCTTTAAACTTTTTTGCGTTAATTCAGACCGTAACAGTGGGTGGGACGGCTTATATCAGACAAGGATTGTCTCCCAGTGGATGGTTACATTGGTGTCAAGAAGATCAATTGACGGATCTGTACGTTGTGCCAACCATGCTGACCATGTTGTTATCGGGTGTTCAATTTGAACCCGTAACATCGGCTCCCGACTCCCTTAAATCGGTGATTGTCTCCGGGGATCAATTAAAGCCGGCTGATCGAGAGCAATTTAGAGCGTGGTTACCGTCGACTCGTCTATATGAATTTTATGGCGCATCCGAATTGAGTTTTGTTGCTTACCGTTCACCAGAGCATGCTCATAAGGCCCCTGATTCTGTGGGTGTCCCATTTTCAGGTGTCTCTTTATTCATTAGCAATCAGCAACATCAGCGTTGTCTTGATGGAGAAGTCGGCCGGGTTTATGTGAAAAGCGATATGATGTTTTCAGGGTATCTTGATAGCCCAGAGAAAAATCGGGATCATTTTCTCGGCAACTATTTTACAACCGGTGATTTAGGCTATATGGAAGATGGTTATTTATACATTGTCGGCAGAGAAAGAAATATGTTTATCACGGGTGGATGGAATGTCTACCCGGAGTCCGTTGAGACGGTCATTCGGCGTTATCCAGGTATTGATAATTTGGCGGTGGTCGGTTTATCACACCATCTTTGGGGAAGGATTCCTATCCTTGTGATTGAACAAGCATTGGCCGATTCGATTAACATGAAGCACTTACGACAATATTGCCGAGATCATTTGCCAATACATGAGGTTCCAAGAAGGATTGAAGTCATACCAACCTTACCTTTGACGAATAGCGGCAAATTAGCCCGGCGTCAATTAATAGACATGTTAGAAGAGAGGGATGGTTTTAAAATATGA
- a CDS encoding acyl-CoA reductase: MSGRHDHLDAFYIPENIDLDSFTERVFSSEDRTLTLRLPKLSAGDITDIARIVKHHREWLLTNVDVMEIVDVVDQAVQKWLDPEYHWRRLAERWLPEITGYDKEIIRLELKRFMRTFRKKALARFLHNEFDNPSVLDGFRPSKSGGFTKAYGPDVVFNVFSGNIPGLPIWSLVMGLLLKSGIIGKTSSAEPLMPVLFARSIEEVSPELGSCLAILPWKGGTAELEDAAIAEAEAIVAYGSNESLEAIKKRVPATQRFIGYGHKISFAMIGQEALTPDRFDDTVQRLAEDVSIYDQQGCLSPHAVFVEAGGSVAPQAFAQMLATALQRYDDKRPRGTISHAEAIAIRSERSRFEFTESDVYTSSDNTHWTVIVHHEPGFAASPLNRTIHVFGCQHLSEAMSYIQPFKSYLQSVGVAVAPQRLFPLAEQLGQVGVTRVTAVGNMSRTTPGWHHDGGMNLLDLVRWVDIEYSAEHQAEDYDLDAE; the protein is encoded by the coding sequence ATGAGCGGTCGACATGATCATTTAGATGCTTTCTATATCCCGGAAAACATTGATCTCGATTCATTTACAGAACGCGTATTTTCATCTGAGGATCGTACCTTGACGCTGCGATTGCCGAAGTTATCAGCCGGAGACATAACGGACATTGCTCGGATTGTTAAACATCATCGCGAATGGTTGCTTACGAATGTTGACGTGATGGAGATCGTCGATGTCGTGGATCAGGCGGTGCAAAAGTGGCTTGACCCAGAGTACCATTGGCGGCGCCTCGCCGAACGGTGGCTCCCGGAGATCACTGGATATGATAAGGAAATCATCCGTCTTGAATTAAAACGTTTCATGCGAACATTCCGGAAGAAGGCGTTAGCCCGTTTTTTGCATAATGAATTCGATAATCCTTCAGTGCTGGATGGGTTTCGACCGAGCAAATCAGGCGGATTCACTAAGGCATATGGGCCCGATGTCGTCTTTAACGTATTCTCAGGCAATATCCCTGGTTTGCCGATATGGAGTCTAGTCATGGGGCTGTTATTAAAATCGGGTATCATTGGAAAAACGTCATCGGCTGAACCATTGATGCCGGTTCTTTTTGCTCGGTCTATAGAAGAGGTCAGCCCAGAATTAGGATCTTGTCTAGCGATTTTGCCGTGGAAAGGTGGGACAGCCGAGCTTGAAGATGCGGCGATTGCGGAAGCAGAAGCTATTGTTGCCTACGGATCGAATGAATCACTTGAAGCCATAAAAAAACGGGTACCGGCAACCCAACGGTTTATTGGGTATGGGCATAAAATCAGTTTTGCGATGATTGGGCAAGAGGCGCTCACCCCGGATCGCTTTGATGACACGGTCCAACGTCTTGCTGAGGATGTTTCCATCTATGATCAACAGGGGTGTCTATCACCTCATGCGGTATTTGTTGAAGCCGGCGGTTCGGTGGCACCGCAGGCTTTTGCACAAATGTTGGCAACGGCGCTACAGCGATATGACGATAAACGGCCAAGGGGAACGATTTCGCACGCTGAGGCTATAGCGATCCGTAGTGAACGCAGTCGGTTTGAGTTTACAGAAAGCGATGTGTATACCAGTTCTGATAACACCCATTGGACGGTGATTGTTCATCACGAGCCCGGATTTGCTGCTTCACCGCTCAATCGTACGATCCATGTATTTGGTTGTCAGCACTTATCTGAAGCCATGTCTTATATTCAACCTTTTAAGTCTTATTTACAGTCTGTTGGTGTCGCCGTCGCACCTCAACGGCTATTCCCCTTAGCTGAGCAGTTAGGACAGGTGGGGGTCACACGAGTTACCGCTGTTGGTAACATGTCTCGAACCACGCCTGGGTGGCATCATGATGGCGGTATGAATTTACTTGATTTGGTTCGCTGGGTCGATATTGAATATAGTGCAGAACACCAAGCGGAAGATTATGATCTAGACGCTGAATAA
- a CDS encoding DMT family transporter, whose protein sequence is MKGMVFLLIAVICEVVGTTALKSSSGFSRLGPSTIVVLSYTLSFYLLGLSLKTVPLGIGYALWSGIGTALTIIIGIVVWKEAFSPAHVFGILLILFGVVILNLNQSAAA, encoded by the coding sequence ATGAAAGGTATGGTGTTTCTCCTTATTGCTGTTATTTGCGAGGTGGTTGGGACAACGGCTTTGAAGTCTAGCTCTGGATTTAGTCGATTAGGTCCTTCTACGATTGTTGTTCTCAGTTATACCCTCTCTTTTTATCTGTTAGGGTTGTCTCTTAAAACGGTTCCTTTAGGTATTGGCTATGCTTTATGGTCAGGGATCGGAACAGCCTTAACAATCATAATCGGCATTGTTGTCTGGAAGGAAGCCTTCTCTCCGGCACATGTCTTTGGTATTCTATTGATTCTTTTTGGTGTTGTGATCCTGAATTTGAATCAATCAGCAGCCGCATGA
- a CDS encoding Gfo/Idh/MocA family protein, whose translation MIRFGVIGTNWITERLINAASEIEDFQLTAVYSRSGEKAAAFAEKYGVRDTFTDLHDMANSEAIDAVYIASPNAYHAEQSILFMNHGKHVLCEKPLASNTAEVEAMISAAKRHDVLLMEAMKTTLLPNFQSIRDHLHKIGTVRRYFASFCKYSSRYDAYKQGEVLNAFKPELSNGSLMDLGVYCLYPMVVLFGEPNHVQATGVTLESGVDGEGSVLAHYDDMDAVVMHSKITTSHLPAEIQGENGSIIIDKISEPGDVTIQYHDGTQESIKQPDDQPSMYYEMKAFIDLIKMGKRESTINSYDHSKMTARVLERARQQIGLVYPADQ comes from the coding sequence ATGATACGATTTGGTGTTATAGGAACGAACTGGATTACAGAAAGATTGATTAATGCAGCGAGTGAGATTGAGGACTTTCAGTTGACGGCTGTTTATTCAAGAAGTGGAGAGAAAGCGGCGGCGTTTGCCGAAAAATATGGTGTCCGAGACACCTTTACTGATCTTCATGATATGGCGAATAGTGAAGCGATTGATGCTGTCTATATTGCCAGCCCGAATGCTTATCATGCTGAGCAGTCCATTCTGTTTATGAATCATGGCAAACATGTTCTGTGTGAAAAACCGCTGGCGTCCAACACAGCAGAGGTGGAAGCGATGATCAGTGCGGCCAAGCGTCATGACGTATTGCTCATGGAAGCCATGAAGACGACGCTTCTCCCTAACTTCCAAAGTATTAGGGACCATTTACATAAGATTGGAACCGTGCGCCGTTATTTCGCAAGTTTTTGTAAGTATTCATCCCGTTATGACGCTTATAAGCAAGGTGAGGTCTTGAATGCCTTTAAACCCGAACTGTCCAATGGCTCATTAATGGATCTAGGTGTCTATTGTCTCTACCCTATGGTCGTGTTATTTGGAGAGCCCAATCATGTTCAGGCGACAGGTGTGACCCTTGAATCCGGCGTTGATGGTGAGGGGAGTGTGCTTGCTCATTATGATGACATGGATGCAGTCGTCATGCATTCCAAAATCACAACGTCCCATTTGCCGGCAGAAATTCAAGGTGAAAACGGCAGTATCATCATTGATAAAATATCTGAGCCTGGAGACGTGACCATACAGTATCATGATGGCACTCAAGAATCTATTAAACAACCGGACGATCAGCCGTCGATGTATTATGAAATGAAGGCGTTTATTGATCTCATCAAAATGGGTAAACGGGAATCAACTATCAACTCATATGACCATTCCAAGATGACTGCTCGTGTTCTGGAGCGTGCTCGGCAGCAAATCGGTCTGGTTTATCCTGCTGATCAATAA
- a CDS encoding thiolase family protein has product MNRPVIVQALRTPIGRANGRLKSIAPETLAAKVLKALINKAKVVPEAIDDVILGNVVGPGGNMARLASLTAGFPYKVPGVTIDRQCGSGLEAIVYAMRCIQAGAGDLYVAGGVESVSQAPWKMARPQSIHQVQPPQFYVRAPFAPAQIGDPDMGQAAENVAQHYNITREDQDAYAMNSHEKATHSIKTGRFNNEMIAVSTHDHNDLMVDECPRSGSLYRLFRRLPPLFADNGQQGTVTAGNACPMNDGASAVLMMSEAKAKAFGLQPMAEVVDAVSIGVDPNLPGMGPVPAVTELLNRHQLTIEAIDRFELNEAFASQVLASLRLLHIPEYKVNRGGGAIALGHPYGASGGVIMTRLVHELIMEDQQYGVATMGIGGGIGTAVLVKRVQTQDPSIH; this is encoded by the coding sequence ATGAATCGTCCGGTCATTGTCCAAGCATTAAGAACCCCGATTGGTCGAGCAAATGGAAGGCTTAAATCGATTGCTCCAGAAACATTAGCAGCCAAAGTACTGAAAGCTTTAATCAACAAGGCGAAGGTGGTTCCTGAAGCCATTGATGATGTTATATTAGGCAATGTCGTTGGACCTGGCGGGAATATGGCGAGGTTAGCTTCATTAACAGCGGGTTTTCCCTATAAGGTTCCAGGTGTAACCATTGATCGTCAATGTGGTTCGGGTCTGGAAGCAATCGTCTATGCCATGCGCTGTATTCAAGCAGGGGCGGGTGATTTGTATGTGGCTGGTGGTGTGGAAAGTGTTAGTCAAGCACCATGGAAAATGGCTCGGCCACAATCGATTCATCAAGTCCAACCACCGCAATTTTATGTACGGGCGCCATTTGCGCCTGCTCAAATCGGGGATCCTGATATGGGACAAGCGGCGGAAAATGTCGCTCAACATTATAACATCACACGAGAAGACCAGGATGCTTACGCTATGAATAGTCACGAGAAAGCCACTCATTCTATCAAAACGGGTCGTTTTAATAACGAGATGATAGCCGTTAGTACGCATGACCATAATGATTTAATGGTCGATGAATGTCCGCGGAGCGGATCATTATATCGCTTATTTCGTCGACTCCCACCCCTTTTTGCGGACAATGGACAACAGGGGACGGTCACTGCGGGGAATGCTTGTCCAATGAATGATGGGGCAAGTGCGGTCTTAATGATGTCAGAAGCAAAGGCCAAGGCGTTTGGCTTACAGCCTATGGCCGAAGTCGTGGATGCTGTTTCTATTGGTGTGGATCCTAACTTACCGGGAATGGGACCCGTTCCAGCAGTCACCGAATTGCTTAATAGACATCAACTGACCATTGAAGCTATTGATAGATTTGAGTTGAATGAAGCTTTTGCGTCACAAGTATTGGCCTCCCTTAGGTTATTACATATACCCGAATATAAGGTGAATAGAGGCGGCGGTGCGATTGCATTAGGGCATCCGTATGGCGCGAGCGGTGGGGTGATTATGACGCGCCTCGTTCATGAATTAATCATGGAAGATCAGCAATATGGTGTGGCGACAATGGGCATTGGCGGCGGTATCGGAACCGCCGTGTTGGTCAAACGGGTTCAAACGCAGGACCCATCTATTCATTGA
- a CDS encoding GNAT family N-acetyltransferase — MIETDRLLFRPYTMDDLDFYASLWANQDVIRYIGMGKPKSYEEAEEHMRNRILPEYEQGLGLYAMVYQPDNRLIGHAGLIRQTIDGQEEVEIGYWLVPEYWGQGLAKEAAVGFRDYGLNDLKLNQLISIINPNHPASIFVAKKAGLFYDKTVRLHVGDALIYRVTSTEN, encoded by the coding sequence ATGATTGAAACAGACAGGCTGCTATTCAGACCTTATACGATGGACGATCTCGATTTCTACGCATCATTATGGGCGAATCAGGACGTGATCCGTTATATTGGTATGGGGAAGCCTAAATCGTATGAAGAAGCAGAAGAACATATGAGAAATAGAATCTTACCTGAATATGAACAGGGGCTGGGACTATATGCGATGGTCTATCAACCGGACAACCGGTTAATTGGGCACGCTGGATTAATCAGGCAGACGATCGATGGACAGGAAGAAGTGGAAATCGGCTATTGGTTAGTCCCTGAATATTGGGGTCAAGGGTTAGCGAAGGAAGCAGCCGTAGGGTTTCGGGATTACGGATTAAATGACTTAAAACTGAATCAACTCATTTCCATCATCAATCCCAATCACCCAGCTTCCATATTTGTGGCCAAAAAAGCAGGTCTGTTTTATGACAAAACCGTTCGTTTACATGTCGGTGATGCGTTGATTTATAGGGTGACCAGCACTGAAAATTGA
- a CDS encoding cold-shock protein, which produces MVQGTVKWFNADKGFGFIEVEGQDDVFVHFSAIQEEGFKTLEENQKVSFEIVEGNRGPQAANVEKQ; this is translated from the coding sequence ATGGTACAAGGTACAGTAAAATGGTTTAACGCAGACAAAGGTTTCGGTTTCATCGAGGTTGAAGGTCAAGATGATGTTTTCGTACACTTCTCAGCTATTCAAGAAGAAGGCTTCAAAACATTAGAAGAAAACCAAAAGGTTTCTTTTGAAATCGTTGAAGGCAACCGTGGACCACAAGCAGCTAACGTTGAAAAGCAATAA
- a CDS encoding solute carrier family 23 protein, with protein MEDRQIEDHRTSKSESHVTIGLEEQFPPVKGLLYGLQHVFVSNVWLDPVFVAAMIGLPFALSANMINAIFIAAGLVTLVQATRWVRLPVVQGPSAAFDALMISSGKTHTLPAAGGGVIVSAAIVFLLAVTGILAKMKAFFTPVISGTVIFIVGIGLSEFTLNLFLGGAPGTKNFLNGDVLAMSITTALLVIILSVFGTGMWRSFSFLIALVIGDIIGFVLGALSFSDIATRGWFGWPHFMPYGALHFDLLTFMTFFIAYIVAVIEAMGVYQAAADMVGVKLDQQRLRSGFAGESAGSMLSTLFGGFPTTGYGQNVGLMRLTGVGSRHAVKVAGIIFLILGFVPKAGAVLAITPDAVVGGMFLPAAASLIFTGINILNRMAKTEANFVIAGLSILLAIALPDDFSSVDNWAGRLLGNTILVGALTAMLLQLVLVNIPNGLKSLRKEGHV; from the coding sequence ATGGAAGACAGACAAATAGAGGACCATAGGACGTCCAAGAGTGAAAGTCATGTAACAATCGGCTTGGAGGAGCAGTTTCCACCGGTAAAAGGGTTGCTTTATGGCCTGCAGCATGTGTTTGTGTCTAACGTTTGGCTTGATCCGGTTTTTGTTGCCGCTATGATTGGGTTACCGTTTGCGCTGTCAGCAAATATGATTAACGCGATTTTTATCGCGGCGGGGTTAGTGACGCTTGTTCAAGCAACAAGATGGGTCCGGCTTCCGGTCGTCCAGGGTCCGTCGGCAGCCTTTGATGCGCTCATGATTTCGTCTGGAAAAACGCATACCTTACCTGCAGCGGGAGGCGGCGTCATCGTCAGTGCTGCGATTGTTTTTCTACTTGCTGTGACGGGTATTCTCGCAAAAATGAAGGCGTTTTTTACACCGGTGATTTCAGGGACTGTCATTTTTATTGTCGGCATCGGCCTTTCCGAATTCACCTTGAATTTATTTTTAGGAGGGGCACCAGGAACCAAGAACTTTTTAAATGGTGACGTGCTTGCGATGTCAATCACAACCGCCTTGCTGGTCATCATCTTGTCGGTTTTTGGAACAGGCATGTGGCGTTCGTTTTCATTTCTCATTGCCTTGGTCATCGGTGATATTATAGGTTTTGTCCTTGGAGCACTGTCGTTTTCGGACATTGCGACGAGAGGGTGGTTTGGATGGCCGCATTTCATGCCGTATGGTGCCTTGCATTTTGATTTGTTAACATTTATGACCTTCTTTATTGCTTACATAGTTGCGGTTATTGAAGCAATGGGTGTTTATCAAGCGGCAGCAGACATGGTTGGGGTTAAGCTCGATCAGCAACGACTCCGCAGCGGGTTTGCAGGCGAATCGGCCGGGTCAATGCTGTCAACGTTATTTGGTGGATTTCCGACAACAGGATATGGACAAAACGTCGGTTTAATGCGATTAACAGGTGTCGGTTCGCGGCATGCCGTCAAAGTTGCCGGGATCATTTTTCTTATACTGGGATTTGTTCCGAAGGCAGGGGCTGTTTTGGCCATAACGCCAGATGCCGTCGTTGGTGGTATGTTCTTGCCGGCTGCTGCATCGCTTATTTTCACAGGTATCAATATATTGAATCGTATGGCAAAAACAGAGGCCAATTTTGTGATCGCGGGCCTATCTATTCTACTGGCGATTGCGCTTCCGGATGATTTTAGCTCAGTAGATAACTGGGCCGGGCGCTTGCTCGGCAATACCATTCTTGTTGGGGCTCTAACAGCGATGTTGCTGCAACTGGTACTGGTCAACATTCCAAATGGGTTAAAATCCCTCAGAAAGGAAGGACACGTTTGA
- a CDS encoding TetR/AcrR family transcriptional regulator: MTKINTRLKILDAASQIVHSDGIFDMTLDAVAEQADMSKGGLLYHFPSKEALIKGMVQHLSQNYIDNIKTDADHDQSDQGKWTRAFIKETYRQSASNQEMNAGLLAALAINPDLLEPMREAYKEWQNNIENDGLDTVNATILRLAGDGLWFSELFGLAPLNDDLRNRVLEALMNFTKEG; this comes from the coding sequence ATGACCAAAATCAATACCCGATTAAAAATTTTAGACGCGGCATCCCAAATTGTTCACTCAGATGGCATATTTGATATGACCCTTGATGCGGTTGCTGAACAAGCGGATATGAGTAAAGGTGGATTGCTATATCACTTCCCCTCTAAAGAAGCTTTGATTAAGGGAATGGTTCAGCATTTAAGTCAAAACTATATTGATAATATTAAAACGGATGCCGATCACGATCAGTCAGATCAAGGTAAATGGACGAGAGCCTTCATCAAAGAAACCTATCGGCAAAGTGCCTCGAATCAAGAGATGAATGCGGGCTTGCTTGCGGCTCTCGCTATTAATCCTGATTTACTCGAACCCATGCGGGAGGCTTATAAGGAATGGCAGAACAACATTGAAAATGACGGCCTCGACACCGTTAACGCGACAATTTTGCGACTGGCTGGTGACGGTCTATGGTTTTCTGAATTATTTGGTCTAGCCCCATTAAATGATGATTTGCGTAACCGTGTCTTAGAAGCGTTAATGAATTTTACCAAGGAGGGATAG
- a CDS encoding LuxE/PaaK family acyltransferase: MQTESIEVTSTIYDFIKSSKDDDTTFNDMALSLFAYQFKHNAPYKKYCQKRRKTPLTVKDWRDIPAIPLQAFKALALSCEPPTEAEAIFMTSGTTNKNQRGKNHHPTLDVWDASMTTGFKQFVLPDRDRMTIYTLSPGADVNPHSSLARYLTMVVKTFGDEHSQCFFQGEALDMSGLTEALRVSEDRQKPVLLMGASFAYVHVLDYCAEKNINFELPDGSRLFDTGGFKGQSREVDQETLYASFQDTFGVSQADCINMYGMTEISSQLYDQCFVNEQGPPREKVSPAWVRTQVLHPDTLEPVEMGEVGVLAHYDLANWNSCLAVLTEDLGYQTEEGLVLLGRAKGSEARGCSLTVDALMEAHQS; the protein is encoded by the coding sequence ATGCAGACGGAATCTATAGAGGTTACATCGACAATCTATGATTTTATTAAATCATCAAAGGATGATGACACAACTTTTAACGACATGGCCTTGTCATTATTCGCTTATCAGTTCAAGCATAATGCTCCGTATAAAAAGTATTGTCAGAAACGAAGAAAGACGCCATTAACTGTCAAGGATTGGCGTGATATTCCAGCGATACCGCTCCAAGCCTTTAAAGCATTGGCGTTGTCTTGTGAGCCGCCAACGGAAGCTGAGGCTATATTTATGACAAGTGGAACGACGAATAAGAATCAACGCGGAAAAAATCATCATCCGACTTTGGATGTTTGGGATGCTTCGATGACGACAGGGTTTAAACAGTTTGTATTGCCTGATCGCGACCGGATGACGATCTATACCCTTTCTCCGGGTGCTGATGTGAATCCCCATTCTTCATTAGCAAGGTATCTAACGATGGTCGTCAAGACATTCGGTGATGAGCATAGCCAATGTTTCTTTCAAGGGGAAGCCCTTGATATGTCGGGACTAACTGAGGCACTTAGAGTAAGTGAAGACAGACAAAAGCCTGTGCTGTTAATGGGCGCATCATTTGCTTATGTTCATGTCCTTGATTATTGTGCTGAAAAAAACATCAATTTTGAACTCCCAGATGGGAGCCGTCTATTTGATACCGGGGGTTTTAAAGGTCAATCACGTGAGGTTGATCAGGAAACATTATATGCATCTTTTCAAGATACATTTGGCGTAAGTCAGGCTGATTGCATCAATATGTACGGGATGACAGAGATCAGTTCACAGTTGTACGATCAATGTTTTGTCAACGAACAAGGTCCGCCTCGGGAGAAAGTCAGTCCCGCTTGGGTACGAACACAAGTATTACATCCAGACACGTTGGAACCAGTAGAGATGGGAGAAGTGGGTGTCTTGGCTCATTATGATTTAGCCAATTGGAACAGCTGTCTCGCCGTATTAACCGAAGATCTTGGCTATCAAACTGAAGAAGGTCTTGTTTTACTCGGACGGGCGAAAGGGTCTGAAGCGCGTGGTTGTTCTTTAACTGTGGATGCATTAATGGAGGCTCATCAATCATGA